From the genome of Oryza glaberrima chromosome 1, OglaRS2, whole genome shotgun sequence:
GACGTAAATTAATTCGATCGGGCCGGATTTAGCACCAGATGATTCTCATTTACTCGTGCGGTGATCGCGTTGAAAAATTCGGGTACAGCCCAGAGCGCCCACCTAGCAGGGATCCCATGGTCCCACGTGCAGAGCTCCGTGATCCGTTCAGCGGCCAAAGGGTTACGACGATTTATTACTGAATGGAATAATAATAGTAAAGTATGTTGCTCcctataaaacatgtatatctcagcattagactagattaatagtaaaccatctcaataatatgtctacatgggtatctatagctctctaattcattgcctcgtttttctctatagactatcttcagattagtagatagctttactctctctctcatttaacctcttccaagtagaaaaatatgctgacatggatctttTATAGAGAGTTTATAGATAATTGCGAGAACCCTAGCACACTGCGCGCTACCGCGCTAGTAGCTCGCACGCTTTCAGACCAACGGGGCCCCGAAGTCCCGACCCACGCTGCCAACAGCTGAGCCCGTGCGCCTCCGACGTGGCAAAATCCCGTGGTCCAATCACTGGCTGACGAACAATACGTGTAAGCCAGGGAAACCCTTTTGTACCGCTGGGATGACGCCAAGCGGAACGAGACAAAGGACGAATTCGACGTGCCATGTCTTCGTCTCGATTCCATCTGCTGATCGATGATTTTACTTGCCAAGTGCCAACGTAGGAGTAGGTACAGTCACATTGGCCTTGTTATTAGGCATTGATGATTACGCGGGCCACGGTAGAACTACCGGCAACGCCGCAATGGTCCAGAATTACCAAGAAAATTTAAGCGGCCTTCAAACGAAAAGGGGGGAGTTGAGCGCTTGGGTGGCCAGCAGGGGCGGATTAGGGCCCGGCAATCGGCTTCAAACGCTTCCCGCTGTGCACCATAGAAGGATGGGCACGTGATACGTCGTGTAACCAGTGATGCCCAACAATATAGGCTAGGTTTAATTCTTTTTTCTCGTTATCTACCCATTTTTGAAACAATTACTTTTTCAACACTTGGAAAAATTTATTATCTTAAGAAGTATTCTTCTATTGTATTACTCAGACTACTtattttgaattatttattcatatatttaatttatcactataatcaagtagataatgTGAAGTAACAATCTGCTTAATAATTGGTTTCAAACTATCATGATGCGTTTTATCTTGGTTACACGTACAGAAACTTTTAATCCATCCTACAAGCTATGATCGAGTGCAAATCAAATTCGTTTGCAATCTACTACCTCTGGTTTTTAATATacggtggagaaaccatctttgctcggttagccaaaatccacaatagtcccggttacaaTAAAAACCGGaattaaagattatctttagtcccggttcaaaagttTAGAGCTGCTTTTtaatgttaccaaccgggactaaagatctatttttagtcccgattggtaacaccaaccgggaaaaaagatgcctactatctttagtcccggttggtgttaccaaccgggactaaagatctatttttagtcccggttggtaataccaaccggaacAAAAGATCGTGGTGGATAGTACGAGGCATCTGCCATctgcgagatcgaggaggaggagacgggcaGCCTTATCTCTTCACCTTTTCCTCCAATGACCTTATCTCTtcatcccatctcttcctcttcctcctcctcctctcctctaactcctctccttccctcccccatcattccttcctcttcctcctctctaacttctcctctaactcctctccttccctccccatcATCCCatcgggcggccggcggcgggcggcctcgcggcggcgcgccggtgggCGGAGGCCCGGGCGGCGCTGCagcgcgacggcgcggcggggcggaggcctgggcggtgggcggcgcggcggcgggcgacgcgacggcggtcTGCGGGGCCTCacggcgggaggcgcggcggcggtccgCGGGAcctcgcggcgggcggcgcggcagcggccgacaacctgtgttttttttttcttttttttaagaatttgtgattcggatatgtgtatttgatttgtgtgtgatgtccgtgaatatgtgatgtatttgtgatgaattttgtagaagttgtgttgtaattttgttttaagattttgtgatctaTTTGAATATGgtcgatttggggatttgaggattagggataatttatttgggattttgggatggggatagagtaaaatcaatatattaaaaacacaatgaagaaaagaaaataataatagagCAACcagatctagctagctaggctagctctatctttaatcccggttggtgttaccaaccgggactaaaaaggctctatctttagtcccggttggtaacaacaaccgggactaaagatgtatttttaCTCCCGTTTTTTTcactcgggactaaagatagtgatctttagtcccggattggtagtctcggtttgaaaaccgggactacaaggGGGTTACGAATCGGGAGTAACacccctttctccaccagtgatgtAACACTGTTGGTTTTTTACATtatgtttaatcattcgtcttagtaaaaaaatttaagtaaatatattttcttgatttatcacttaaaaaactttaatcattacttatatttttaagatttatataaaatttttgaataagacaaatagttAAAACTTATAACATAAGTCAACAGTGTTACATATTAAACGACCGACGAAATAATACTGAGTGTGTCCAAAAGCATTCATCTCACTCTTACTACTCTAAGGCTGCATTCATTTctgagggttgggaaccctttCCTCCCTACATGTAAAACGGAATGATagattaacacataattaattaagtattaactataactaaaaaataaattaatataatttttagagCAATGTTTCAATAGAAAAGTTTAAAAACGCACGTGTAAAAAACAATAGATGAAGTTAGGAAAGTGTTAAAAAGGCGCACTCTAAAAGGAGAGCCATTCATCGTCCCTTTCGCTTCGTTTTGTTGCACACAACTGCCTGTCCGAAGAACactaaaaaagagaagaaaacgtAAGGACAAAAACAATGAGTAACAAAAGCAcgacctacttaaaaaaaaataatctcagTTGCAATGAGGGGTGTTTTACAATCTAATTAAGTGTTCCTccgtttaatcattcgtcttatttaaaagttttacaaaagtATGTAAAAATTAAGCCATGCTTAAAGTGcctttaataataaaactagtaaaaaaataaatgataattatgtgaTATTTTAAGAAGATGGGTGCTCAAACTTATATTTAAAAGTTAATTCATCAATTAAAAATGGAGATAGGATTGTTACAAATAAGTTATTTTAATCAGTAGTTAGTAGCATGCATGCTACACAGTAACAATTTTGGCCCATTTTCACGGCCATCAGGCCATGTACTTACAACTAATGTAGTTAGTACGGTGTCAGCTTGTATTTTTGAACCCAGTGTACGAACAAACTTTGGATAAGGCATATTAGTACtccatatattaatatatctatATTTCTGTTACGTACAGAGGTTACAAGTACTACTTTATTGTTAATAGTATGTTATGGCATTTTAATACCTTGTTAATAACTTGCATTAACTTTTTGTGGCCCCCTCAATATTTTACACAAGCTCCGTCATTGCTTACAATATACTACTACTCTAGGTCGATCTGATGCATGGCGTTGTTGCGAGTACTACTACGTACACGACCCTAGCTAATATAATATCCCATGTGGGTTGTACGTCAATGTTTTGTCCGAGAAACTATGCTTGAAGACAAGATTGTAAGCTGGAGGGGAGTTCTTGTAGGGTCTTTGCTTCACCATAGCCGTGATAGCCGATAATCAATCCAATCTACTATGTAGTCTTTTAGCAATTTACACTAGGAATTACATCATTATCATCAACACCTCCTCGTCTGTCGTCTTTCAGGGATGGACTTACCCATTAGAGAAAGGGTGAATTCTCCATCCTACTACCCATATGGCCACATATTAGCACCagccagtggcggagccagaaatcacagaattttctataaaatttacaTGGTGAATTAACAAAAATTAACTAAGTTCTTGGAGGCAGGCCTAGGGCTCAAGTCCTAGCTGCCCTAGGCCTACCTCCGCCCCTGGCACCGGCACATAAACAACCCATCAAACCGATAAAGTATTCCATGCTAACTATGAGGCGATCAATCATTgttttatcttttaattttatgATTACGTGCTCTTTCATCCTAAGCCTTGTTCGACTTCATTGCTTGTTGCCCTTCCTCTTCATTGCCCTAGTGAATATGCCAACCGCTAGCGCCAGTCTGCGTATGTCAACGCCGTGCAGTTAGCGATCCCACGGTCGCGCCTTTGTCAGTCTATCCTATGGCTTGCGATgcttcactactacaaaatggATTTTTCATGGCACCGCCCTATATTTTTCTCTGGTGGTTATACGTGgaaaccgccagcgaaaatataACAAGGGGTGAGAGGCTACGGACGCCAGCGAGATGGATCTTCGCTAGCGGCCGGATTAAGAGGCCCGCTAGCAAATATACAATTATTTTTGctggcggacctcttaagtaaCAGCTAGcgaaaatccattttcgctggcggttggcTAAGAGCTCCAGCAGAAACGCCATACAAGCGCTAGGAAAAACCTACATAGCCTATAAAAGATATCTATCTATAGGAAAATCccactcatctctctctccactctcgATCCCTCCTCCCTTATCCATATCCCCtcccagctctctctctctctctctctctctcactctctccacTCTCGATCCCTCCTCTCCCAGCTCCGGGCGGCGGTGCTCCCAGCAGGCGGCGgctcgcggcgacggcgcgcaggCGGATCGAGGTCTTTCTCCCCCACCCCTCCCTCGtccccttcccccgccgccaccaccccctctccctctattaGATCTAGCGCGCATGCCGCGGTGGAGGCTACAGTAGGGCtctgcagcggcggtggcgaggcggaggcggtggaggccgaCGGGGCTCAGCAGTGGCGTCGTCaaggtggaggcggtggaggctgACGGGGCTCAGAAGCGGCCCgtcggcagcggtggcggtgatggtggaggggacttcaaatttttgttaatgtgttgatttttgtgatgcttGAATGCTTGGGTGAATGGAAATTTTTTACTGTAAATTGTTGATGTAAATTTCTGTGGATTTTTGAATGCTTGGGtaaatttttgtgaaatttttgaATGGTGGAGCGTTGTCGGATGCGGACGGAGCGGTGTCGCTCCGTccgtcgatttttttttgtttaaactTGGATAGTATTAACACTGGCGGCTGGCACAGTGTAACCCACCAGCGAAAATGGATCTTTGCTGGCAGCTGGCTTAACACGCCTCCAGCGAAAATGAATTATCGCTGGCGGTCGATAACCGCTAGCAAAGATCTTGATCTTCAttggcctttgctttgtggcggctccaaattccgccagcgaaaacccaaAATGGCCGCCATGAAAGatgtttttgtagtagtgcttTACCCTAGCCAGTAGTCACCTATAGCTAGGCTACTTTGGATTTTGTACTCTATTTTGTATCTTGGATGTCCTTTTGTGTCAaatacaactattgtatgataTTTATTGCATTTAGTTATCTTTATCGAGCATCTCTATcccatctttttttaaaagttgtttttatcaCTTTCGATTACATCAACACAACTAGGTGGATGAAGGCCAAGTTTTCTATAGAAACATGATCAATGATCTGCCAATCTAAATTAGAAGGGCCTGAGTTCTGTTAGATATATTTGCTTTTAACAGTTGCAATGCCTTCAATTGAGAGagagtgggggggggggtggggttaTAATGCCTTAGCTATCTAACTCTAAGGTATTTTTAGTCCCCACGGACTTCATATATAATGTAGGGAAATAATTAAACAGTAGGGAACATGTAGGATCATGTGATGATTAATCTTGGTGATGAACAATTGTCAAATACGAGTGTTTGTTGAAAATACGGTGAAGAGTGTTATATGTCGGTGAACAGTGCGTCGACACTGGGTGGCCAGTCAGACCAAGCAGTGGGCGTCGGTCACACCTAGTGGCGGAGCCAAAATTTTTCTAAACCTAGGGCCCAATTAGTTGTATGTATATAATTTTGCCTTTATCTTCTAGTTTTCGAAGTTTTAAAATGGAATTTCAATGAATATTTAGGATCAGAAAGTAGGGCTGCAGCCCTAGCTGCTCTATTCCTGTCTCCGCCCCTGGTCACACCGGAGGTGTCTGGGCGGTCTGACTGGGTAGCCCGATGATCAGATCAACAGACTCCGAGAGGAAGTCAGTTTCGAGTTGTTTTCATGGAATTTATAGATTGCTTCATGTTTATGAtttctagatggtttctattCGTATGTGATACTCTTGTGTGCTGATGTGTGAGTCAAGTGGTGCGAGCTTGTACTCACATATGGTGTTTTTTTGTTGTTcatgtgcaggtgttgcttgaggcATAGAAGTATAGCCAGTGATGGATCGGGACTAGGCTTAGGAGAAGTTGAGGTCTAGATGGTAAGTATATCATGTGGGATGCTCAGTCTAGAGAATAATGCACGTGGAGGTGAAtgatttcatatggcatacaCGTGGTGTTGTGTGTATGGAAAGATAAGTCAAATTTGGATTGGAGTCCAAGTTTAAAAAGATTGGACTGTGGAGTTGTATGGGGATCTTGTTTCCCTGGTTTGGTAGGTTTTCTATATAATTAGGAGTCCTAGTTCTAGTTGGATTCGTGGCTAAGGGCAACCATATTGTAGTTATAAATATAAGAGAGGTTGAGACTAGAAAATATCaactttttggggaaaaaagtTAGGGCTTTCTTTGAGGTTTCAAATCTAATTCATGAATTGAGAGATGAGTGCTTtagatgcactttgtaaacatatattgatgcaataaagttaATCTACTTTCAAGAGTTTCGTCGATACATGTTTTTCTAGATTCCAATGGTCAGACCGGAATCTAGTGAGCGGTCTAACCACCAGGACTACAGTGGTATAACCGGCGGCGAACAATCAATCAGACCGGCGACGGTGAGAAGGCAACGGACAAGGAGACAACGGTCTGATCGGCCAGACAatatcggtctgaccggtgcaaAGGTGAGGTCAGATTAGCGTGCACATGGTGATCAGACCGCTTACACCGAGACTTCATCAGGTTAGAGGGTAAACTTCTATTTTCGCTAAAACTTTTGGCAACCCCTCTAGTAGATTTGGTTTCTTATGTTCGATCTTGCAGAACATTAAGATTTATAGTAATATGGAtgtaaacaaattaattagtgGGGCATCAAGAAATTGTTATCACAGAGAAAAAAACTTAAACACTATTCcctctatttcaggttataagacgttttgactttggtcaaagtcatactgttctaagtttgactaagtttatagataaatagtaatatttataatactaaattagtttcatcaaatcataattgaatatattttcataataaatttgtcttgggttgaaaatgttactacttttttctataaacttggttaaacttaaaacagtttgactttgaccaaagttaaaacgtcttataacctaaaaaggagggagtacccaaattcccccccccccccctcagaAAAAAAGCAAAGCTTTAATTAGCTAGTCATATAATACCCATATGGAGAATTAATGTTATATTAATTACCTCGTGCAGATCATATTcattttctcctcctcccttcatTCTATATATTTCTCTTAGAAAAACTCTATTTGTAACCTGCACCTGGTTACTAGCTTCCAAAAAGGGAAAATAAGAGTGGAGAGCATATCAACAAGTCAACAGTCAGGCTCACCGGAAATCCATCTTCAAGGACGTTAGCATGATCAAATAAGACAAACTTAGCTAAAGGTAATCATAATGGAAGGCACATGCGTTTGAACATCAGATATCATTGTGTGCTAAGCACCGATAAATCTAATGATGATCACACCAACCCTAAGCTGAGGCACAATGGCATTATAAGTGACACATTTAATCCGTAATTTTGTTCTGCCTTTAGCCAAAAGAGGTGGTGCTaccttttctatagaaaaactTGAACTAAGACTtaccttaattaatttgaagggttattttttttgaaaaaaagaaataataaaaacgGCTCCATCTTATATTAGTCCATCCCAACAAGAAAGGGAAGATTTTGGCGGCCCTAGTATGCTGTTTTGGAGTGAATTTTACTTCGGACCATAACTATTAACCGTACTAGTTTTCTCTACTGGACTAGGATAAGTCTAACGTTCCACTTAACACCACATGTAATTACTATTATTGCACTTTGAACTAAGATTTACAGTTTGGGCCTTCATCCCTACTTCAGCAAGTAGTCTCCTTTCCATTTTCACCAACATCAACTTGTACTGGCTGTCTGCAGACCCAGATCGATTAACCCTCAATTCCTTGTGAATCAATGTGACATGCCTCTGTGGACTATGGGTCCATCCTCTAGCGATCTAGCCGCCCGGAGCCTACAGTACCAATGCCACTATTATCTTGCCGGCTGCCGCGCTTCTTGATCGATCGAGTTGCTTTATCTGCAATATATATAACCCAAAGATTGAAGTGCATCCCTAAACATATTGAAGTGAGTCACCAGAAAGATATCCCAGTTGAAAGGACGACATTGACAGGGTCGCCGTAGCAAATTGGAGAGGCACGTTGGTTTGGTTGTGACTTTAATCACAACGGTCCAGGGGATGCAAGTAGGACGgaaagaaacaacaaaaatgtGCTGCCTAGGGATACCGCTGAAAATTACAATGGTCACAGTCCAACCATTTTGCCTAGTGTACCGTACAAGGGTGCTGCTGGCTTCTCCCATCATTACCTAACAACCTTTCCAAGGGGCCTAATTAAACACGCTATGATATACCATAATTACAACATAACTCACCTCATTACCAGGATCTACCACAATTACAACATCACTCACTTCATTACCAGTGCGACGGGTTCAGAGTTTAATTTTGGTATTGGAGGTGCCGCAGTATCACACGTAGAGACTAACGATTTTGCTGTAGCAACACACGCCCCCGGCGTCCCCTCTCCCGTGCCGCCTACGACATCCAGCGCCACAGCCctgctctttcttttctttcctttccgaGACGATAAATAGTTTTCCGGCGTCCGCTGCACCGCGCGAAGCGATAGCACATCGCGCTCGCCTGGGCGTTTCCCTCCCCGCCACCCGCTTCCCAACCCCAAAGACGCCGCGCGCTACTGCTTAAACCCCGGAACCACCAACCAGGGGCAGCGCGCACGCCCATGCAGTGCGAGAGGCAGCGCCCCCACGCCGCACGCGCTGCCACGGACATATCCGTGCTGCCGTGCCCCCAATCCTAACAATccgctcggctcggctcgcctTCACCATGGTGGCCGGCCGCGTCAAGGCGGCCATGGGCTTCCAGCGCAGCCCCAAGGTGTCCAAGTCGCCGGCTCACGTCGGGCGGACGCCGGAGACTCCTGGCCGGGGGTCATCGTCTGGCTCCCCGGCGCCGGGCGGCTCGGCGTCCAAGGCTGTCTCCTTCGCGCGGTCCTTAGGCGTGCACTTCCCGCGCTCGTCGGCTCAGGTGCAGCCGGCGCGCGCCCCGCCGGAGGTCGCCGACCTGCTGCGCGCCATCGAGCAGCTCCAAGAGAGGGAGTCGCGCCTCCGCGTGGAGCTGCTGGAGCAGAAGATCCTGAAGGAGACCGTCGCCATCGTCCCATTCTTGGAGGCTGAGCTCGCCGCGAAGAGCAGCGAGCTGGAGAAATGCAAGGACACCGCCGCGCGACTGGAGTCCGAGAACATGCGGCTGTGCGCCGAGCTCGACGCTGCCGTGCTGGAGGTGACGAGTAGGAAACAGAGGATTGTTCACATGGAGAAGGAAATGGCGGAGCTGAAGAAGCAACAGGAGGCTGCCGCTGCTGACGCTGACGACTGCTCGTCCACGGCTTCGGTCTCACACGAGCAACCCGAGAGCGCCAGTTCCGCAGCCAATCCCGCGAGTCTAGTTCAACGTGGACCGCCCATtccaccgcccccgccgccagTGCCACCGGCGGCATTCAAGTCCAAGTCCTACTCTGCCTCGTCGCGCGTGTCGCTTCCGAGTACTTCGGCGCCCTCgccatcttcttccacctcgACTTCACCAACGTACTCCTGCTCGTCGTCAGACACCGTGACCACGCCAAGAAACCGAAAACCAGAGCTCTCGAAGCTACCGCCCATacctccgccaccaccaatGCCAGCACTCAGCGTTTGCGACCGCGCagccgcgccacctcctccgccgccgcctcctccggctcgGAGAACGTCGGGGGCAGCTTCGCCGGCTGCGTCGGGACCGCGCGTGACGAGAGTGCCCGAGGTGGTAGAGTTCTACCACTCACTGATGCGGAGGGATTCAAGATCAAGGGacgggagcggcggaggcgaaaccgccaacggcggcggagtggcCGCGACGAGGGACATGATCGGCGAAATCGAGAATCGTTCGGCTCACCTCCTCGCGGTGCGTAATTACTCCTCCTGTTCTTCCCAACCGCACATGAAAAAACCGCATTAAGTTATCGCTAGTGAAGAGATCGCACATTCTTGAAGTAAACATTTTACTGTTAGTAAAGCAAGATTAGTGTTCAACGTTGCTTCGTGAGACCGTCACGTttaaggtggtggtggtggtagtagtgGTTCATGTTGGTGGGAGGGGTCATTCTGTGCAATCATGGAAAGAGAGTACATGTGTACAAGTGATTAGGTCGCACAGCGACGATAGTTATTGGTGAGCCTGCATACGCCATGCTGCCGTTCTTGCCGGTACACACACCAttgcaaaccaaaaaaaaaaaaaaaaaacaagagtgaTATTCGATTATTAAAAGTACTGGTTATGGCTCCGTTAGCATGGGCGAGGGCAGGCGATCATCTATCTATCTGCAGGACGCAAGTTTGGTGGCGGTGCTGACAGGAACAGCTGCATGCGCGGAGTCCGGAGAGTACGTGTCAGATTGGCACCGTGGGGCCAGGTGCAAACGCAGTGAATGTGGCATTCAAAGCGTGGTACCGGTTTGCCTAGCTAAATCGAGATTAGATTTGCGACTTACCACGGCCTCGAATTAACCCGGTCATTACTGCGACCGTGTAGTTGTCTCTTTCCCAACTGAATTACTCGTTTTAAGGATGATAGTCGCATTGAATTGGATGGAAAATATTCAGTGAACTGTTTTGCGACTGAATTACTACTCGTTTTAAGGATGATAATCGCATTGAATTGACAAAGAGATGAAAAATATTTAGTAGTGAACTGTTTTGCGTTTCACTGCAGATCAAATCGGACGTGGAGAGGCAGGGCGACTTCATCCGGTTCCTGATCAAGGAGGTGGAGGGCGCGGCGTTCGTCGACATCGAGGACGTTGTCACGTTCGTCAAGTGGCTCGACAACGAGCTGTCGCGCCTGGTACGCACTGTGCGCGCGCGTGGAACGATCACGAGAGGACGTCCGCTACGACGGTGAAACTAACCCGTGCCCGTGGCCGCGGCCGTGCGTGCAGGTGGATGAGCGCGCGGTGCTGAAGCACTTCGAGTGGCCGGAGAACAAGGCGGACGCGCTCCGCGAGGCGGCGTTCGGCTACTGCGACCTCAAGAAGCTGGAAGTGGAGGCCTCCTCATTCCGCGACGACGCGCGCCAGCCCTGCTCCACCGCACTGAAGAAGATGCAGGCGCTCTTCGAGAAGTAAGCCGCTGTACTTACCTGTATGCGTGTAGCTCGATTGGTTGCTCCCTAGCTGGCTCGGTTAGCTCACGTGTATGTGGCGGCTGTCGATGCGGCCAAAATGGCATTGCAGGCTGGAGCACGGCGTCTACAACCTCGCCCGCTTCCGGGACGGCGCCACGGGCAGGTACAGCCGGTTCCAGATCCCGTGCGAGTGGATGCAGCCAGACACCGGCATCGTCAGCCAGGTACCTACAACTTGCTAGCCCCGGCACGTTGTCGTGCCACTTAATTTGGCGGTTCACGCCGAGCGACACCTTAATTTTGGCAGCGTAGCTAGACCAACCCCCCTCGCGGGTGTGACCGTGA
Proteins encoded in this window:
- the LOC127776794 gene encoding protein CHUP1, chloroplastic-like, whose amino-acid sequence is MVAGRVKAAMGFQRSPKVSKSPAHVGRTPETPGRGSSSGSPAPGGSASKAVSFARSLGVHFPRSSAQVQPARAPPEVADLLRAIEQLQERESRLRVELLEQKILKETVAIVPFLEAELAAKSSELEKCKDTAARLESENMRLCAELDAAVLEVTSRKQRIVHMEKEMAELKKQQEAAAADADDCSSTASVSHEQPESASSAANPASLVQRGPPIPPPPPPVPPAAFKSKSYSASSRVSLPSTSAPSPSSSTSTSPTYSCSSSDTVTTPRNRKPELSKLPPIPPPPPMPALSVCDRAAAPPPPPPPPPARRTSGAASPAASGPRVTRVPEVVEFYHSLMRRDSRSRDGSGGGETANGGGVAATRDMIGEIENRSAHLLAIKSDVERQGDFIRFLIKEVEGAAFVDIEDVVTFVKWLDNELSRLVDERAVLKHFEWPENKADALREAAFGYCDLKKLEVEASSFRDDARQPCSTALKKMQALFEKLEHGVYNLARFRDGATGRYSRFQIPCEWMQPDTGIVSQIKLQSVKLAMKYLKRVSSELEAIKGGPDEEELMLQGVRFAFRVHQFAGGFDVDTMRAFQELKEKASMCRIQRQEQNRHLRRQQKLVARA